The genomic segment TCGGTTTTTGCTTATGTGAACCACCGTATTGCTCCTTACGCCAAGGTCAGCACTGTTGTGCAGCATTACAAGGACCTTCTTGTGCCTTTGGCCGAGCAGTACCGATTGGCCTTGTCGATGGATGATGACGTCCTCGTCCCACCAACAAACGCTACGACAGCCAACGTCCAAATTGAAAAGTCGGGTCTGCTGTACGATTCACACGAGCCGTCTCCCTTTGAGGGCTCGAATGCAGATGCATGGCGACTGCTCTCTGGCGTGATCCGTGAAACATGGCACACAGATGAGCCACGCCATGAGCTGCGCTCTTTGGACGACGATCACGTCCCTAAGCACAACATGGGCCAATACAAGGATCCTGTGCGTGTCTCGCCCTCCATCATGTTCGCCAACACAGACACGCGCTGGTATCACAACCTCACGAGCAATATTTTCCGGTTTGGTGCCATGACACTGCATCCCGATCTCACGGGTATGTCGCCATACCTTCACATTCACACGGTGAACGAACATGCGTCGATTGACTCGATTGTCAAGGCAACCCAATTTTACGCCAATATGCTGGTCGCCGCGAATCACGAGCCGATTGAAAGGGTATAAAGGGTCACTATAAGGGCACCACAGTCTCTTTTTTCTCTGGTCCGATGGATACCATCACAGCCGGCGAATCGGCCGTGGGTGCATCGAGCAGAGTGAGTTCTCTTGCTGGTACGAGCACGGGCACCAGGTATTGGCGACAGGGAATCATGAGCACGATTATGATAGGAAAGCCGATCGCCGCAATGGTTTGCGATATAGCCATGGTCAGTCCAAAAAAGAGCCACTGTATACCAACGAATACAGTCAATGTTGTGCGTCTGACCCGCAAGCGCTTAGATGGCGCCAATGCGCTCTGATCACGTAGCATCGACAAAGTGCGTGTGACAATCGGATTCGCTTCGATCGACGCCCAGCCGACCAACAGAAACACACCCGCAAATACGGCACGCGGCATCGTGCCTAAGGCCACAAGGATCGGTCGCGACATGGCCCCCAATGTCAGGAGTCCAATCACCAGGTGACTGAGTCGCTGCTCAACTACGCGGACCGTACGCACGCGTGGGAAATGCGTTACATGCAGGATGGATGCATTCTCACTGACGTGGTGCATGGGTTCCggtgccatggcctgcgCCATTTCGTGATCCTCTGGCGCCTGCATTTGCTCATACACCGACAGCGAGTCAGTGTGATCAGGCGCCTGCGGAACGAGGCCATTTGGCACTGGCAGGCCCATTAGGCCTGATACCAGCGTCGTAATGCCAAGCAAGAAAAAGTCCCAGTGAAAGCCAGCCGGCTTTTGGATCGGAAATTTACGTGCCTGTGCCATAACGCTCGACACATTGTGATCAAAGTAGAAGAGAAGCATGATCATCAACCCAAGTGGCGCCGCGATAAACACCCATCGAACCTCGATGTGCCAAAAGTCTACAATCCATCCGCGGTCCAATGTGGGAAAAAAGCTGCGTGTAATAGGTAAATGAGATATGGGCACTTCCTTTAGAGATGTTTTAGGAAAGTGGGAGAAACCGGTCCAAAAGATGCAGCCCGCCGTCAAAGCCAACGAGCCCACAAGGCGTCGAAGCCGAAAAGGTAGGTACGCAGACGAGTGGACTTGCGTTATAAAGTACACAGACACGCAGAATAGCACAGCGATTGTGACAGACAGCCAGCCCGTAGCATTGTCATGACCTGGCAAGGAAAATTCCGATATCAACAGCTCAATA from the Malassezia restricta chromosome II, complete sequence genome contains:
- a CDS encoding Anion exchange family protein; translation: MPSKQSTRGEVPWSQRSWFYELRPFRGMWSDLCRRAPYYASDWTDALHPSNLFTVATSVVRIFFINLMPALAYVLDMYERTEHSYGVNEVILASALAAIVFSLFGVQPLTFVGVTGLTDLMNYTIYDIFHDHYGFDQIKYLRLQAWVLIWAAGFHFAVAIFNLCDFTRFITEMTSDTFGLYVGVIYVEKGIELLISEFSLPGHDNATGWLSVTIAVLFCVSVYFITQVHSSAYLPFRLRRLVGSLALTAGCIFWTGFSHFPKTSLKEVPISHLPITRSFFPTLDRGWIVDFWHIEVRWVFIAAPLGLMIMLLFYFDHNVSSVMAQARKFPIQKPAGFHWDFFLLGITTLVSGLMGLPVPNGLVPQAPDHTDSLSVYEQMQAPEDHEMAQAMAPEPMHHVSENASILHVTHFPRVRTVRVVEQRLSHLVIGLLTLGAMSRPILVALGTMPRAVFAGVFLLVGWASIEANPIVTRTLSMLRDQSALAPSKRLRVRRTTLTVFVGIQWLFFGLTMAISQTIAAIGFPIIIVLMIPCRQYLVPVLVPARELTLLDAPTADSPAVMVSIGPEKKETVVPL